In the Catenulispora sp. EB89 genome, GCCGACGCCGTTGGGGCCCAGGACGGCGACGAACTCGCCGCAGTCGACGGTGAGGTCGACGCCGCCCCAGAGCGTGCGGCCGCCGACGGCGGCGGAGGCGCCGCGGAGTTCGACGACTGCGACGGGGGTGTCGCCGGCGTTGCAGAGCTGGGGTTCCGGGGGCGCGATGTTGTTGCCGGTCGCGATGTCCTCGCCGGTCGCGGCCTTGTTGCCGGTCGCAAGGTTCCCGCCGGTCGCGGTGCTCTCGCGGGGCGCGATGTTCTCGCCCTCGAATGCTGCGGCGACCGCTTCAGAATTCGTATCCGTATCCGTACTCACTGCTTCCACCGCATCCATCGCCGTCGTCGTCTCCGCCGCTTCTTGCCGTTCCTACCGGCCCGTCGCCTGTGCCAGCGCCGCCTTCAGCCCTTGCAATTCCCCGACCATCCAGTCCTGGAAGGTAGCGGACGCCGGCGCGAGGGTTTCCGTCACGGTGGTCACCGGGATGCCGGCGGCCTTGGCCTCGGCGACCTGAGCGGCGATGTCCGGCGTGGAGTTCTGGGAGTTGTAGACGTAGACCTTGATCTGCTTGCCCTTGATCTGGCCGTCGATGGCGGTCTTGTCGGCGACGGAGGGATCGGTGCCCTCGGAGATGTCCTTGAGGAAGGAGTAGGGCGTGAGCATCTTCAGACCGAGCGTGTCGGCCAGCGGCGAGACGATGGACTCCGAGGCGCCGATCGGGACGCCGGCGTACGTGGTCTTGATGTCGGACTCGAGCTGGTTGTAGGTGGCCAGCGTGGTGGTCTCGAAGGTCTGCTTCTGGGTGTCGAAGTAGGCGGCGTCGGCCGGATCCAGCTTCTTGTACTCGGCGACGATCGCGTCGATGACCTTGTAGACGCTGTCGTGGGAGTACCACTGGTGCGGGTTGTCGCCGTCCTTGAGGCCGACGACGTCACCGACGGTCAGCACCGCGCGTCCCGAGGCGGGGTTGGCCTTGACCAGGCCGGGGGCCCAGGAGGTGTCATAGCCGATGCCGTTCTGGATGAACAGCTGCGCACCGGAGATGAGCTTGGCGTCGTTGGGGGTCGCCTCGTAGGAGTGCGGGTCGGTGTCGGGGTTGGTGATGATCGACGTCTCGGTGACGTGCGCCCCACCGAGCTGCAACGCGACCGAGCCCCAGAAGTTCTCCGCGGCCACGACCGCGATCTTCGCCGACGACCCGACGGCCCCGGCAGGCTGGCTCGCGGGAGCCGCCGACTTGGTCGAGCACCCGGCGGTCAGCGCCGCCGCCGCGCCGATGGCCAGCACACCCCCGGTGACGCGCTTCAGGCTCTTGGTGGTGTTCTTGGTCATGGTGAGCCCCCCTCCTTGATGATGAAAACCGTTTTCAAGTCCCGATAAGGGAAGCATATGAAAATCGTTTCCAGTTGGCAAGGTCACGGTGGGTGGCGAAGAGACCACGGGGACGGCGCGCAGGGCGCGGTCGGGCCGGTCCGTCGGCGGGCTCCTCTAAAGTTCGGCGGATGAGTGATGAGCGTGCGAATCTCCTCCGCTACCTGCGCATTCAGCGTGAGCATGTGCTCGGGGCGCTGGAGGGGTTGGACGAGGAGGCTCTGCGGCGGCCTGTTCTGCCTTCGGGGTGGACGTGTCTGGCGTTGGTGAGTCACCTGACCTACGACGACGAGCGCTTCTGGTTCCGTGGGGTCATCGAGCGGGATCCGGAGGTCATCGCTGCGGTGGAGCGGCGGGAGCCCAATGGGTGGCAGCGGCTTGATCCCGGGGTGGCGGCCGGGGAGGTCTTCGCGCGGTATCGGGCGGAGGCCGCGTTGGCCGATGACGTGTTGGCCGAGTGCGATCTCGATGCCGCTCCCGCGTGGTGGCCTGAGTACGTGTTCGGCGAGTGGCGGTTGGATTCGGTGCGGCAGATCGTCCTGCACCACATCACCGAGACCGCGACGCATGCCGGGCATCTGGATGTGGTGCGGGAGTTGATCGACGGCGCGCAGTGGATCGTTCAGGACTGAGTCGGCTGGAGCAGGCGCCGCCGCTCCACCAGCGTCCAGAGCGTCGTTGTCGCGACGTAGAGACTGCTGGCCAGCGGGAGCACGAAGGCCCCGAGGACCGTGAAGTACGGCAACAGGGCCATCAGCTTCGTGACGCCGGCTGTCGGCGCGCCGGCGGTAGGTGTACCGGCGGTAGGCATGCCGAAAGCCGCGGCGTCGCCCGCAGTGCTCTGCCGCATCCGGCGCGAGGACCACGTGGCGAGCGCCGCCAGCGCGGCGAGCAGGACCGTGAAGACCGCGACGTGGCCGAGGACGGCCGGTGAGCCGGCGGCGCTGAACGCGTCGCGGAAGTGCGAGCCGAGGCCGACGCCGAACAGCTGGTCGGTGAGCAGCCGGTTGTGGTGCCCGCCGATCGTCGGCGACACGAACAGCCGGTACACCACGAAGAACACCGGGATCTGCACCAGTCCGAGGCCGATCCCCGGCACCAGCTTCACGCCGTTGGCCCGGTACAGCTCGACGGTCTCGCGCTGGGCCCGCAGCGGGTCGTGCTTGTACGTGCGCTGGAGCTTCTGCACGGCCGGGGCCAGCGCGGCCCGGCCCTTCTGCGAGGCCAGCTGTGCGTTCATCTGCGCGCGGTTCAACGGATGCAGGCACAGGCGGACCGCAGCGGTGAACATGACGATCGCCACCGCCGGTCCCAGGCCGCCGAGGACGGGGACGAGCATGACCGACAGGCCGGTGACGGCGTGGTAGGCGGCGACGATGGCAGGCGTGAACAACGAGTAGAACGGCATGGAGGACGAACCCTTCGGGACATCTTGCGGATGAATGAGATCAGCGAGATGGACCGTGCGGCCGGTGCGAAGAACAACCGGTCAGACGGTCACAGGGTTCATTCCTGGCGCTCGTGGATGAGGCTTGCCGGCGGCGTCGGGATCGCGTTGCGGCAGGAACGCGGTGTCCCGCAGCGAGGAACGCGCGGCCGCGGCGGTCTGCGCGGCCATCGTCGTACCGGCCATCAGCACCGCGAGCACGCTGCCCCGCAACGCGGCGGCGAGCAGCGTCAGGGCGGTCGCCGACGCGACGAGCACGGCCGTGTTCTGGCCGCCGAGCAGCACCAGGAGCGTGACGAACGCGGCGAGCAGGCTCGCGGCGGTCGCTCCTCGATGCGTCACAGAGCTCAGGGTACAACTGCGAGCGCGACTACGGATCGTTCGATGTGGCGCACCCCAAGATCAAGCCGTCTGCGGCTCGGGCACCCCCTCCAGCTCCTCCACCGTCGCGGTGACCATCGCCAACACCTCGTCCTGAGTAGGTGCCGCAGCGCGGTTCACCCAGCGCAGCGTGGAGACGATCGTGTCGAACAGGAACACGATCCCGCGCACGACCGGATCCTCGACGTCGTCCCCGGCCACCACCGAGAACGTCACCAGCCCCCACACCCCCGGGCGCTCCGGATGCGGCAGGTAGTACGACACCCGCACCGCCGCCGTCTGCCTGCCGTACATCTCCTGCCGGATCACCGCCGAGATCCGGGCCGCGGTGGAGCCGCCGACGTCCAGGCAGGTGCCGTCCGGCCCGGCGTCGTCCAGGATCGAGGCCAGCAGCTGCTCGGGGTCCTGCGGATCCTGGTCCTCCAGGATCGTCAGCAGCAGCGAGCCCGGGATCCGGGTCCCGTTGAACTCCCGCAGCGGCAGCACCACCCAGCGCGCGCCCTGGCGGCCGGCCTCGTCGGTCGCGGCGGTGAGCTGCTTGCGCAGTTCGCGGCGCCAGGGTTCGGCGCTGTCGCGGGGCAGGGTGGACGGCAGGGCGCGCGCGACGATGCGGTCGACGGCCCATTTCCGGACGCGCTCGGTGTCGGGGGCGGTGGGCAGCACGGCCCAGCCGGCCGGCAGTACCAGTTCGACGTCGATCATCGGGCTGCGCCTTCCGGAATCGCGGTCGGAGTCGGTGTGCTCATCGGCTTCGGGTTCTCGGCGATCTGCTGCATCAGCCCCTCCACGCCCGGACCGATCAGCGCAAGCAGTTGCAGGTCCATCACGCGCGTGGTCAGGAGCACGTCGACGCGCGCCGCCGGCCGATCCCCGGCGGCCGGCCAGTCCAGGCGCATCGCGGCGTCGAGGCGGCCGTAGGCGAGGCGGTCGGGAGTGCGCTGGACGCTGAGCACGCGCAGTCCGTCGCCGTACGGCGTGGTGACGTACTCGATCTGCCGGTCGGTGACGTCGTCGGGACCGGCCTCGGCACCGGATCCCGCGCCGACCAGCTCCATCAGGTAGATCGGGTCGTCGGCGACCGGGGCCCGGTACTCGACCACCACCGGCACCGGGGACCAGCGCGGCCAGCCCTGGACGAAGGCGGTGCCCCAGGCCATGCGCTGCCAGTCCGGGAGGGTGGCGGCGCGGTCGGTGAGCCAGCGCGCGATGCCGCGGCCGACGTTCTCGGCGGTGAAGGGGTAGTCCTCCGGCAGGCCGCCTTCGGCGATCCAGCTCGCGCGGAATCTCTCGTCCCAGCCGTCGCGGGTCCATTCGTCGAACATCGTGACCAGGCGGTCGGCCCAGGCCCGCCGTTGGTCTTCTGAAGCGTCCGGTTCGGGGACGCCGCCCCAGAACCAGGGCACTGTGATCTCGGCAGTCTCGTCGTCCACTGTCACGGCCGTCGCCTCCTCACGGGTTCACTGCGGGGATCAGGCCGGATTCCCGGCCGCCGGTGTAGGAGATCCCGATGCCCAGGCCGAACAGCCCGTTGAAGCCGCCCCAGACGTACCAGGCCGGATTCATCTTGCCGCCGACGGCGCCCAGCACCCCGGACAGCCCCTTGTAGCCGCTCCAGCCGCCGAGCACGCCGGCCCAGTCGGCGATGGACTTCAGCGGGTTGGTGCCCAGGCCCTTCCACATGTTCCAGGCGTCGCCGATCTGCTTGCCGGCCGAGCCCCAGAAGCCGATCTCGGGCTGGGAGCCCATCATGCTGCCGAACCGGCCCCAGTCGCCGGGCAGCTTCCCCAGCTGGCCGCCGAGCCAGCCCAGGGCCTTGTTGGTGACCGGGTTGTTGTACCAGTCGGACATGTGGGACCACTTGGAGGCCGCGTTGCTCACCGGGTCGATGAGGAACTGGTCGTTCATGGTCGACGGCGCCGGTCCGATGGGGCGCAGCGGGATGTGGTTCAACGACCCGCCGAAGGTGTTGTCGGCGAAGCCAAGCTGCGGGGCGCCGGGCCGGCCGGTGATCCCGGACAGCGCCTTGGCGTCGGAGGCCAGGCCCTTCGCGAGCTGGGAGGCGCCGACCCCGATGAATCCCAGCCCCAGCCCGATCGCGCCGAAGACCACGTCCAGCACGCTGCCTTTGCCGTCCGCGTACAGGATCGAGTTGACGATCAACGACGCGGCGCCGACCACCACCCCGGCCAGCACCACCACGTCCAGTCCCGGGATCAGCAGCGCGATCGCGCCGAGGGCCATGCCGATGTAGCCGAGGATCTTGCTGAACCAGCCAAGGATCTCGTCCATCTTGTCTTTCCAGGTATCGCTGAGCCCGTCGTTGTAGTTCTTGCTGTTGACGGCGTCGCCGAACCGTTTGCCGGCCGTGTTCAGGTCGTCCAGCGCGGTGTTCAGCCGGTTCTTGGCGGCGGTCAGGGCGTCGTTGGCCTGGTTCTCGGCGTTGGTCTTGTCAGTGCCCTTCTTCTGCTCCTCCGGCGTGGTGGTGCCGTCGGAGGCCTTCTGCGGGTCCGGCATGGAGCTGGCCTGTTTCTGATCGCCGACGGCGGTCTTCGCGTCGTTCAGCGCCCCGGCGGTCTCGTCCAGGCCGGTCTGCAGCGGCGTCTCGTAGATCTTGATCTGGTCGGCGACGTCGTGGTAGCGGACGCCGGCCTTCTGCAGCTTGTCGTGCAGATCGCCGGCGGTCTTGCGCAGGCCGTCGATGTACTGGCCGACGAGTCCTTCGGCGTTGTCGTCCATCACCTTCTGCAGGCGGGACACGGCGTCGTCGATGGTGGCGGCGACGTTCTGGTAGTGCGTCTGGGCCTCGGCCACCGCGTCCGGGTCGGCGTAGACCGGGTCGGAGTCCAGGCCCAGGGCGTCCCAGCCGTCGAGGTTGCGGATGCTCACGATTCCTCCTGCCGGCTCACGACTGCTGGTTCAGGCTGTCGTGGAGCTGCTGGTCGGCCTGCTGCCAGGCCTGGTTGACCTTGTCGACCGAGTCGCGCAGCGATTTCATGTCCTTGACCATCGCGTCGCGGTGGATGCGCCAGTTGGCGGCGAAGTCGCCCATGGACAGGTTGGCGTTCTTCTGGCCCCACAGGCCTTTGTCCTCGTTCTGGACGTCCAGCGCGCCCTCGAACTCGCCGATCAGGGAATTGAGATCGCTGACCAGGCTCACCAGGTCGTCGCGGACGATGAGGTCGGCCATCAGCCCTCCTTCGGTTTCAGGGTGGGGATCTGCGCGGTGATGAGGACGCCGTCGCCGAGGTGGACCAGGCAGGCGCCGGGCACCACGCGCGGCGCCAGCTGCGAGCGGGCCAGCCGGATGCCGACCAGGTCGCCGTTGCTCAGCTCCGGCGGGGACAGCAGCGCCCCGCGCCGGTTCTTCTTCACCTCGGCCTGCCAGCCGGAGAAGCCCATCGCGACCGAGCCGATCTCGCCGCCCAGGACCAGGCCGCGCCGGCGGCCCGAACCGGTGCGGACGTAGGCGCGCAGCCATTCCCGGGCCCGGCACTCGCGCCATGCCTCGCCGTCGTCGAGGATCAGCGCCACCGGGCCCTCGCCGGGGTCGAGCAGCTCGGCCAGCTCCTCCTCGACCGGGTCCGGGGCGTTCACGACGCCGCGCACGCCCGGCCGGCCGGCCAGCGCGGTCAGCGGCGACACGCCCGGCGCGCCGATCACGATCTCCGCGCCGGTGCGCAGCAGCGATTCGGCCATCACCGCGAGCGCCGTGCTGCGCCCGGAGCCGGAGGGCCCGGCGATCAGGAACGTCGGTCGGTCCTCGAACAGCGCCGCGCCGACCGGTTCCAGCTCGTCGCCGCCGACGCCGAGCAGCGCCCACGGCTGCTGCGCCTGCCCGCGACCTGCCTCGCTCGAATCGCGCTCGCCCTCCAGGTATCCCCAGGCCTCTTCGAAGGTCAGCTGCGCGGGCAGCACCGCGATCCGGCCCGGGCGCAGGCTCTTCGGCACGTCGGCCTCGCGCTCGCCGAGCCGGGCGGCCAGCGCGCGCAGCGCGGCGACCTGGGCCGGTCCGGAGGCGTCGGCGGCGACCAGCGCGACCTGGGTCTCGACCGCGCCGGCGGAGCGGTAGCCGCGGCCGGGCGGCATGTTCTCCGGGATGGTACGCGGGTTCAGGCCGACGAGTGAGTAGTCGGTGCGGTCGGGCAGCCGCAGCACCAGCTTGTCCTCGGTCAGGGAGCTGATCCGGCCGGACATCAGGGTGCGGTCGCCGGCGATCACCACGTGCACGCCGACGCTGGCGCCCTCGCGCATCAGGGTGTGGATGATGTCGGTCAGCGAGCCGTTGTCGTGCTCGCTGAGCGTGCCCATGAAGCCTTCCCAGCGGTCCAGCAGCAGCAGGATGTGCGGCAGCCGCTCGCCGGGGGCACTGGCCTGGCGCTGTTCGGTGACGTCGGCGAAGCCGCCCTCGCCGAGGATCCGCTGCCGGTTCATCACCTCGCCGTGCAGCCGCTTCAGCATCCGGGAGGCGCGTTCGGTCTCCGAGCGCTGCACGATCGCGCCGCAGTGCGGGAACTTGCTCAGCGGGAGCAGCGCGCCGTTGCCGCAGTCCAGTCCGTACAGGTGCAGGTCGGGCACCGAGGCCGCGCTGGCCGCGGCGGCGGCGATGGTGCGCAGCGCCTGCGACCGGCCCGAGCGGGGCGCACCGATGATGTGCAGATGGCCGAAGGTGGCCAGGTCGAAGGTGACCGGTTCCTGCTGCTGGGCCGCCGGGAGGTCCTGGATGGCCCAGGAGAACACCGGCTCGCCGGAGTCGGCGGTGGTCGGTTCGGCGGCGAGCTCCACGACCGGGGCGAGGGGCAGCGGCGGCAGCCAGGGCCGGCGCTGGTCGGGCAGGCCGAGCAGATCAGTGGTCTGCCGAAGGGCGGAGACCAGCACCGACAGGTCGGTGACCACGTCGGTCTCGGCGGCCGCGGCGGGCCGCTCGGGTGCCGGACGGCCCAGGTCCAGCCAGCCGACGGGGCGCAGGAACGGTGCCGGGGCGGCGACGGACCGGTCCTTGCTGGGACGTCGTCCGCCGACGCGGCCGGTCTGGAACGGCAGCAGCGAACTGTGGCCGAGGCGTGCGTAGGCGCGGCCGGGGTGGGCCTGAGAGATGTTCGCGGCGTCCCGGGCGTCGATGACGTCGGTGCTCTCCCCCGCGTCGGTCACGCGCAGCGCCACCCGCAGGTTGGTGTTGGCGCGGATCTCGGCCGAGACCACGCCGGAGGGCCGCTGCGTGGCCAGGATCAGGTGGATGCCCAGGGACCGGCCGCGCTGGGCGACGTTCACCAGGCCGGTGACGAAGTCCGGCAGCTCGCGGACCATTGAGGCGAACTCGTCGATCACGATCAGCAGCCGCGGGATCGGGGCCAGCTCGGGGCGCCGGGTGGCGTAGTCGAGGTAGTCCTCCAGGTCCTTGGCGCCGGCCGCGGCCAGCAGCCGCTCGCGGTGCGTCAGCTCGGCGCCCAGGGAGGTCAGCGCGCGCTCGACCAGGTGCGTGTCCAGGTCGGTGACCATGCCGACGGTGTGCGGCAGGTCGACGCAGTCCTTGAACGCGGCGCCGCCCTTGTAGTCGACCAGCACGAAGGTCATCGCGTCCGGCCGGTTGGCCACCGCCAGCGAGGCGACCAGGCTCTGCAGGAACTCTGATTTGCCCGAGCCGGTGGTCCCGGCGACCAGGCCGTGCGGGCCGTGCGCGACCAGGTCCAGGGCGAAGGGGCCGTCCAGGGACGCGCCGATGACCGCCTTGGTGCTGCGGCCGGAGGCGTGCCAGCGTCCGCTGATCGCCGCCGGGCTCGGGTCGCGCAGGTCCAGCAGGTCCAGCAGGCGTGCCGAGTCCGGCAGCGCCACGCCGCCGGCGACCTCGCTGACGTCGCGCAGCGGCGCCAGGCGGCGGCCGACCACCGGGTACCAGTCGGCGCTCACCTCGTCGGCGAGGATCGGCTCGATCAGCGCGGCGCGCTGCTGGCGCAGGCCGACCGGCCGGCCGGGGATGCCGCCGGCCAGGATCGTGGTGCACTCCTCGGGCAGGGTGCGCTCGTCGGCGTCGACGCAGATGCTGTAGACGCCGACCGCCGGGCCCTCGCGCAGGACCGTGACGACGCCGGGCAGCGCGCGCAGCCGCAGCGCGCCGTCGAGCACGACGACGATGTCGGGGTCGACGCGGACCGCGCCGGCGCCGGCGTCCAGCCGGGACCGCTGCCGGGCCGCGATCAGGTCTCCGAGCTCTGCGACGCGGTGGCTCAGCGTCTCGGCGTCCGCGCCGACGAGGGTCAGGGCCCGTTGTCCCAGGCTGGGCCGGGCGTGCGGGAGCCAGGTGGCCCAGTCCCACAGGCTGTCGCCGGCGGGGTCGGTGAGGACGTAGAGCTGGAGGTCGCGCGGGCTTTGCAGGACGGCGATCTGGCCGACCAGCCAGCGGGCCATCCGTCGGGGCCACTCCCCGCGTCCGGCCACGCCGACGACGCCGGCCTGTGCGATGGAGAACGCCGCCGGGGCGTCGTGCGCGGCGCGGTACTGCGAGGTGCGCTGCGCTCCGTCCACCTGCTCGACGACGACCGAGCTGTCCAGATCGGCCAGCCCGACCCGGACCAGCAGGTGGTCGGGGTCGCTGCGGCGCCGTTCCCACAGCCGGCTGCGCGGGCCGGTGGCGATCAGCAGCAGTTCGGCGGCATCGGGGCTGGAGGCCCGCAACCGCAGCCGCTCGGCCTCCATCGCGCGGCCGATGTCCTGCTCGGCGGCGGCCAGCCGTTCGACGTACTCGGCCTGGATCCGGCGCTGGCCGATCTTGCCGGTGCGGCGGCTGTTGAGCCAGTTGCCGACCATCATCACCGGCGAGAACCCGGCCATCAGCAGATAGCTGGAGTTGTGCATCACCGTCATCATCACCAGGCCGAGGCCGGCCGGCAGCAGCGCGGTGATCCACGGCAGCGGGCTCGGGCGGGCCGGGAGCGGCTCGGCGGGGAGCCGGAAGGAGGTGCGGGCCTCGGGCGGCAGCAGCCGCGGCGGACGGTTGTAATCGAGCCATTCCCCTTCCGGCGAGACCTCGATCATCGCGTCGGGCTGGCGGACGGCGGCCTGTTCGTACCTGCTGTCGCCGATCCGCAGCGCCGTGGTCTCCGGCCAGACGGTCTCGGCGTCGAGCAGCGGGACGCGGTCCAGTTCCGGCGGCTCGCGCAGCGCGACGGGCCGGATCACGACCGAGGCGTCCAGGCTCACCCGGACCGTCGCGACGACGCCGGGCTGCTCCGATCCGAGCCGGACCGCGCACGCGGGGTCCGAGCCGATCTGGTGCACGCCGGCGTTCAGATGCCAGACCCGGCCGCTGTCCAGGCCGGCGACGGCGCGGACGGTGACCAGGCCGGAGGCGGCGCTCTGGCTGCCCTGGCCGGGCGCGCCGAGCCAGAGCACCGCGCCGTCGTGGATGCCGGCGGCGCCGAGCAGGGCGGACAGGTCGAGGCGGACGCCGTCAAGGAAGACCGCCTCGTCGGCGCCGCCGGCATCCGCGCCGACCGCGTCCAGCAGCCCCTTGACGACGTCCCGGACCGGCGTCGCGGGATCGGCGTCCACCACGACGTCGTGCGCCGGGCCGGCGGGCCGGGCCACGGTGATCATCATGCGCATGGCGGTCGCCTCCGCGAATCCTGGTTCGGCCGGTCTGGATCTACTTCTGGGGCAGCGACTGCGCCATCTGCGTGTCCATGTCCTGCATCGCCGAGACCGCCTTGTCGAGCCACTGCGACAGCTGGTCGAGCGAGTCCATCAGCTGGTTCGCGGAGGTCACGAACTCGTTGTGCACCTCGTCGAACCGGCCGGAGGCCTGGTCGGTGACGAAGCCGCTGGCGGTCAACTGGTCGACGATGCTCTTGCACTCGGCGATCTTGGAGTCGATGTCGGCCTTGTCGTTGCGCATCCGGCTCGCGGCATCCGACATCTCCCCGTAGGTGACGTTGAGGTTCGGCATCGGTGGATGCTCCCTTCGAAGTGGTCTGGGCTGACACCGCCTCACGCTAGGCGCCGCGCCCCGCCGCGAGCCAGCCTCTGGCCTGCGGTTATGGGCCCAGGGACCCAGGGTCCTGCGTTGACACCCCGTACCGGACGGGCCAACGATTCACCCGTCGAAGAACGCCCCGCCGCACCCGAGGAGACGCAGATGTCAGTGAACAGAGCGGGGAAGGCCGCGGGCGAACGCTGGCTGCGCCGCACCCTGACGTCCGCCGTCGCGGCCGCGCTCGTCCTGCTGGCCGGACTCCAGCCGGCGACCGCGGCGACCGCGGCGGCCGTCCAGGCCCCGCCGGCCGCCGTGAAGTACTACGTGGTGTCCAGCAGCTACCAGGGGCAACCGGAGTTCCTGTACGAGATCGCACAGCGACTCCTGGGCAACGGCAACCGTGCGACCGACATCTTCAACCTGAACAAAGGCCGTCAGGAGCCTGACGGCAACACGGTCAGCGACCCGACGGTGATCCGGCCGGGCTGGCTGCTGCAACTACCGAACGAGGCGAAGGGCGACGGCGTCATCACCGGGGCGATTCCGGTGCTGCACTTCGATCCCCAGGGCCAGCCGGTGAAGTACTACTGGATCCGCAACGGCTACCAGGGCAAGCCGGAGTCCCTGGCCGAGATCGCGCAGCGGTTCCTGGGGAACCCGAACCAGGCGCAGGCGATCTTCGCGCTGAACAAGGGACGCCGGGAACCCGCCGGAAAGACGCTGGCCGACGCGACGAAGATCGAGTCCGGCTGGTTCGTGCAACTGCCGGACAACGCTCAGGGCGACGGCGTCATCGCCGGACCGCTGCCCCAGCTCGGCGCCGGGACCGGACAGCAGCCACCGCCCTCGCAGGCTTCTGTTTCCGCACCGCCGACGTCAGCTCCGGCAAGCGTTTCGCAGAGTGCTTCCGCTCCGGCTTCGGCCCCGTCCTCGACACAGCCCTCGGCGTCCTCGGCGTCCACGAAGTCCTCCAGCAACCCGCTGCCGCTGATCCTCGCGATCGTGCTGCCCCTGCTGCTCATAGCCGGCGCGGTGTGGTGGGCGCTGCGCGCCGGCCTGTTCGCCAAGCTCGCAGCCGGAATGCGATCCCGCCGGACACGTCGTCCCGGACCGGCCGCACCCCGCGACGAGGCCGCGGCCTGGACCATCGACCGGGTCCTGCGAACGCTGGCGACCGCGTGCGCGCAGCACAACCGCCCGCTGCCGGGGGTCGCGGCGGTCGTGGTCGGGACCGACACCATCACGCTGCGCCTGGCCCGCCCGGACGAGCAGCCGCCGCAGGGCTGGAGCGCCGAGCACCAGGGCCGTTCGTGGTCGGCATCGCTGCGAGCGCTGCAGAGCGCGCCGGTCGACGACGCGCTGCCCGCGCCGTACCCGCGCCTGGTCTCCACCGGCGACACCGAACAGGGCAGGGTCCTGCTGAACCTGGCCGAGGCGCACGGCATGATCAGTCTGGAGGGCGAATCCCGCCTGACCAAGCCCCTGGTCGCGGACTGGATCCGGGAGCTGGCCGGCAGCCCCTGGTCCCGCGGCACCGCGGTGCTCCGCATCGGCTTCGGCTCCGCCGGCGAGGAACTGCCGGGGGTCGAGGACGCCCCGAGCATCGAGGCCGCGGCCGCCACCCTGGACGAGTCCGACGGCGGAGTGCTG is a window encoding:
- a CDS encoding WXG100 family type VII secretion target, giving the protein MPNLNVTYGEMSDAASRMRNDKADIDSKIAECKSIVDQLTASGFVTDQASGRFDEVHNEFVTSANQLMDSLDQLSQWLDKAVSAMQDMDTQMAQSLPQK